From Triticum aestivum cultivar Chinese Spring chromosome 4A, IWGSC CS RefSeq v2.1, whole genome shotgun sequence, a single genomic window includes:
- the LOC123088365 gene encoding translation initiation factor IF-2 (The sequence of the model RefSeq protein was modified relative to this genomic sequence to represent the inferred CDS: added 124 bases not found in genome assembly), whose translation MESQVNARSYLLSSPLRSSAPCSLHSNLVPDSNAGREIMASTVVSMARSMLGAVISVAASAAATEMSLLIGVRKDIWFMKDELETMHAFLVTAEATKENNRLLQVWAKQVRDLAYGIEDCLDEFMVLTLKTEFPPLPPAAAAPPAAAGRRPRPPPPPPFRPAPPPSRPPRAASPGGGRGGARAPRPRDPAFPISPRRRRRAPSALAQMMPAAAGLQSPRARAPFPGQGGGGGAARLGCGPAALRWRPAAGVVTAPLHGGGAAWWCWVAVDAPPAQIRARRAPSGPLGAGPPAWSRCLRRGEEKERLGLGASAPMACRQQREGGSFTGPWGLGRACGPTGLVCSCYCVRTATVADGGGGALPRADGADALVPALILRRAVLTLRCHGETAWRPHDRVGAGWWLVWWRDPERPRCGLGSGETPVGVADSGAVAPVGAA comes from the exons ATGGAGAGTCAAGTAAACGCTCGTAGCTATCTCTTGTCTTCCCCTCTCCGATCCAGCGCACCCTGCAGTCTGCATTCTAATCTAGTGCCAGACAGCAACGCCGGCCGGGAGATCATGGCGAGCACGGTGGTGAGCATGGCGAGATCCATGCTGGGCGCTGTTATCAGCGtggccgcctccgccgcggccacCGAGATGAGCCTTCTCATCGGCGTCCGCAAGGACATCTG GTTTATGAAAGATGAGCTAGAGACGATGCATGCGTTTCTGGTGACCGCTGAAGCAACCAAGGAAAATAACAGGCTACTGCAGGTGTGGGCTAAGCAAGTGAGGGACCTAGCCTATGGTATTGAGGATTGCCTTGATGAATTTATGGTATTGACGTTGAAAACAGAATTCCCCCCgctccctcccgccgccgccgcccctcccgccgccgccggccgtcggCCCCGCCCCCCGCCTCCGCCCCCCTTCCGCCCTGCCCCTCCTCCGTCAaggccgcctcgcgccgcctccccgggaggtggccggggcggagctcgcGCCCCTCGCCCGCGGGA GGCGGCGGTGCAGCCCGGCTTGGCTGCGGTCCGGCGGCCTTGCGGTGGCGGCCGGCGGCCGGCGTGGTGACGGCGCCGCTccatggcggcggggcggcgtggtggtgctgggtggccgtcgacgcgcccccggcccagatccGGGCACGTCGGGCCCCATCTGGGCCCCTGGGGGCCGGCCCCCCGGCATGGTCTCGCTGTCTGCGGCGCGGTGAGGAGAAGGAGCGGCTCGGACTTGGGGCGTCGGCGCCGATggcgtgccggcagcagcgcgaaggcgggagctttacgggcccatgggggctcggccgggcctgtgggcctacgggcctggtgtgctcctgctattgcgtccggacggctactgtcgctgacggtggaggtggggccctcccgcgtgccgatggtgctgatgccctagtcccggctctgattCTTCGTCGTGCTGTCCTCACTTTACGGTGCcatggtgagacggcgtggaggcctcatgaccgcgttggcgcagggtggtggttggtttggtggcgggatccggagcgcccgaggtgcgggttgggatcgggggaaacccctgtcggcgtggccgactccggcgcggtggcgcctgtgggtgccgcctga